In Saccharothrix violaceirubra, the following are encoded in one genomic region:
- a CDS encoding HAD family hydrolase: MTRIEAVFFDVGEVLVDESREYGTWADWLGVPRHTFSAVFGAVIASGGDYRDTFRVFRPGFDLAAERERRAEAGQAETFAEENLYPDARPCLAALRDAGLLVGVAGNQTARAELVLRGLDLPIDVLGTSDGWGVEKPSVAFFERVVREAGVPASSILYVGDRLDNDIRPAQEVGVVTALLRRGPWGHILRVPEIEERCLFRLDGLAELPALVAGHNERSA, encoded by the coding sequence GTGACGCGGATCGAGGCGGTCTTCTTCGACGTGGGCGAGGTGCTCGTCGACGAGAGCCGCGAGTACGGCACGTGGGCGGACTGGCTCGGAGTGCCCCGGCACACGTTCTCGGCGGTCTTCGGCGCGGTCATCGCCAGCGGCGGGGACTACCGCGACACCTTCCGAGTGTTCAGGCCGGGATTCGACCTGGCCGCGGAACGCGAACGACGGGCCGAGGCGGGGCAGGCGGAGACGTTCGCCGAGGAGAACCTCTACCCGGACGCCCGTCCCTGCCTGGCCGCGCTACGCGACGCCGGTCTGCTGGTCGGGGTGGCGGGCAACCAGACCGCACGGGCCGAACTCGTGCTGCGTGGGCTGGACCTGCCGATCGACGTCCTGGGCACCTCCGACGGGTGGGGTGTGGAGAAGCCGTCGGTCGCGTTCTTCGAGCGGGTGGTGCGCGAGGCCGGGGTGCCCGCGTCGTCGATCCTCTACGTGGGTGACCGGCTGGACAACGACATCCGGCCCGCGCAGGAAGTCGGCGTGGTGACGGCGCTGCTGCGGCGCGGGCCGTGGGGACACATCCTGCGGGTGCCCGAGATCGAGGAACGGTGCCTGTTCCGGCTCGACGGCCTGGCCGAGCTGCCCGCGTTGGTGGCCGGGCACAACGAACGGTCAGCCTGA
- a CDS encoding XRE family transcriptional regulator: MTRIKRSMGQAGEPEPGLTAEVVRRWESGDRKPEPRYQKHLVQVFRLPASDLGLLSSEELALRPRRPAEPPAVTAQDVDAIVRKVTLVLLGNGNEFNRKMFLTGQLGASLTPLLTQGLALPDSIEALTRTPGSTLDPRAVDAFAAIATSHRSLYWTRPAADLLPAVVSHAQFGENLLKTTTSVGLAAAVAESALLAARLAFFDLDREDLAGSFFRLAQDAADHSRDHGLAAAVLAHRAFVPGFAGRGPEARALLAAAHAHVRYDGGPLLRSWLHCVDSEISARTGQAADSVARIRAAEDALTTIGTDALWLDFYDSARLDGFAGNSLLLAGRPHDATPRLRNALDRLSPTAGKQRAVVLFDLAAAQASTDAELAYTTAGQACDLLGQACDLLGQACDLLGQACDLLGQDGYAMAAKRAPEVGKALAGTPYAALLRERVRAATSG; encoded by the coding sequence GTGACCAGGATCAAGCGGAGCATGGGCCAGGCCGGGGAGCCCGAGCCGGGGCTCACCGCCGAGGTCGTCCGCCGGTGGGAGTCGGGTGACCGGAAACCCGAACCCCGCTACCAGAAGCACCTGGTCCAGGTGTTCCGACTTCCCGCCAGTGACTTGGGTCTGCTTTCCTCGGAGGAGCTGGCGTTGCGACCCCGACGCCCGGCCGAACCGCCCGCCGTGACCGCGCAGGACGTCGACGCGATCGTGAGGAAGGTGACCCTGGTGCTGCTGGGCAACGGAAACGAGTTCAACCGGAAGATGTTCCTGACCGGGCAGCTGGGGGCGAGCCTCACCCCGCTGCTGACCCAGGGACTCGCGCTCCCTGACAGCATCGAGGCGCTGACCAGGACGCCGGGCAGCACGCTCGACCCGCGCGCGGTCGACGCGTTCGCGGCCATCGCCACGTCCCACCGCAGCCTCTACTGGACCAGGCCCGCCGCCGATCTCCTGCCCGCTGTGGTCTCCCACGCGCAGTTCGGCGAGAACCTGCTCAAAACCACGACCTCCGTCGGACTGGCCGCGGCGGTGGCGGAAAGTGCACTGCTGGCCGCCCGTCTCGCGTTCTTCGACCTGGACCGCGAGGACCTGGCGGGGTCGTTCTTTCGGCTCGCGCAGGACGCGGCCGACCATTCACGCGACCACGGCCTGGCCGCCGCCGTGCTGGCGCACCGTGCGTTCGTGCCCGGTTTCGCGGGACGGGGACCGGAGGCACGTGCCCTGCTCGCCGCCGCCCACGCCCACGTCCGGTACGACGGCGGGCCGCTGCTGCGGTCGTGGCTGCACTGCGTGGACAGCGAGATCTCGGCACGCACCGGCCAGGCCGCCGACAGCGTGGCCCGGATCAGGGCCGCCGAGGACGCCCTGACGACCATCGGCACCGACGCGTTGTGGCTGGACTTCTACGACAGCGCACGGCTCGACGGGTTCGCCGGCAACAGCCTGCTGCTCGCGGGCCGACCGCACGACGCCACGCCACGCCTGCGCAACGCGCTCGACCGACTGTCCCCCACCGCCGGCAAACAACGCGCGGTCGTGCTGTTCGACCTCGCCGCCGCCCAGGCGTCGACCGACGCCGAGCTGGCGTACACCACCGCCGGCCAGGCGTGCGATCTGCTCGGCCAGGCGTGCGATCTGCTCGGCCAGGCGTGCGATCTGCTCGGCCAGGCGTGCGATCTGCTCGGCCAGGACGGCTACGCCATGGCGGCGAAGCGCGCACCCGAGGTCGGCAAGGCCCTGGCCGGCACGCCCTACGCCGCCCTGTTGCGCGAACGCGTCCGCGCCGCGACGTCAGGCTGA
- a CDS encoding DUF397 domain-containing protein yields MSTFTAWRKSSYSGPPDNDCVEVGFGGDGVGLRDSKAPDEGVLVLSRRGWAGFLSTIKSGDAQVGR; encoded by the coding sequence ATGAGCACCTTCACCGCGTGGCGCAAGTCCTCCTACAGCGGTCCGCCGGACAACGACTGCGTGGAGGTCGGTTTCGGCGGCGACGGCGTCGGTCTTCGGGACAGCAAGGCCCCCGACGAAGGCGTCCTCGTGCTGTCACGACGCGGCTGGGCCGGGTTCCTGAGCACGATCAAGTCCGGTGACGCCCAGGTCGGGCGATAG
- a CDS encoding helix-turn-helix domain-containing protein: MTEQPRLQLPPAVMKVVLGRQLARLRENAGRTQEDAAGALGCTQKKISHVEGGSGISLPELDVLLDRFGAADSDRDYARALQAESDNRRKKGAFSTRFPEHLRLLVDMEPSCDRYSSYQAMFVPGLLQTEAYMRMNLRAWRPSLSREHADASVTNRLARQRVLDNLHQRFWFIVDEAALRRASDPAVLREQVRHLVDHVLDRPNVEFQVVPFDVGFYMGQGRPYSIFGYDTTPTVDIIYLEHDEGGEYVDHSKRTVRYLTRWDYQRATALGPEQSRRLLLDLAAGSATKGSTK; this comes from the coding sequence TGCTCGGCAGGCAGCTCGCCCGGCTGCGCGAGAACGCGGGCCGCACCCAGGAGGACGCGGCGGGCGCGCTCGGCTGCACCCAGAAGAAGATCTCCCACGTCGAGGGCGGCAGCGGGATCTCCCTGCCGGAGCTGGATGTCCTGCTCGACCGGTTCGGGGCCGCCGACAGCGATCGGGACTACGCGCGGGCGCTTCAGGCCGAGAGCGACAACCGGCGGAAGAAGGGCGCGTTCAGCACGCGGTTCCCCGAGCACCTGCGGTTGTTGGTCGACATGGAGCCGAGCTGTGACCGCTACTCGTCGTACCAGGCCATGTTCGTGCCCGGCCTGCTCCAGACCGAGGCGTACATGCGGATGAACCTGCGTGCGTGGCGGCCGTCGCTGAGCCGCGAGCACGCCGACGCGAGCGTCACCAACCGCCTGGCCCGGCAGCGGGTGCTCGACAACCTCCACCAGCGGTTCTGGTTCATCGTCGACGAGGCGGCGTTGCGCCGGGCCTCGGACCCGGCCGTGCTGCGCGAGCAGGTGCGACACCTCGTGGACCACGTCCTCGACCGGCCGAACGTGGAGTTCCAGGTGGTGCCGTTCGACGTCGGCTTCTACATGGGGCAGGGCCGCCCCTACTCGATCTTCGGCTACGACACGACGCCGACCGTGGACATCATCTACCTGGAGCACGACGAGGGCGGCGAGTACGTCGACCACAGCAAACGCACCGTCCGCTACCTGACCCGCTGGGACTACCAGCGGGCCACCGCCCTCGGACCCGAACAGAGCAGGCGACTGCTGCTCGATCTCGCAGCAGGGTCTGCGACGAAGGGAAGTACCAAGTAG